The stretch of DNA AAACCGCTTAGGGTTTATGGATAAGACTTTTTCTTTTACCTATTTGGGTTGCCCTCTTTATGTGAGAAGGAAAAAGATTTAATATTTTAACAACATGCTTAATAAGATTATTAAAAGACTTAATGGATGGGAGGGTAAGTTTCTTTCTCATTGTGGTAAAGTTATTTTGATTAAAAGTGTGCTCCAATCCATCCTTATTTATACTTTATCTGCTATGTCCCCCCTAAAGGTGTGATTAGAttaattgaaaattatttaaCTTTTTTGGGGGTAACTCTGTTGATAATAAAAAATACCATTGGAGTTCCTGGAACAACCTTGCTCTACCTACAGAGGAAGGGTCATTGGTATCAGGAGAATTGAGGACATTAGTGACATGTTAGCCATGAAAATGTGGTGGAGGATTAGTCCAACATCATCTTTTTGGTCTACCTTCATCAAAAATAAATACTGTGTAAGGGCTCATTTAGCCTCAAAGAAACTGGCTCCAGGTAATTCTCATGCTTGGAGTCATGTTCTCAAGGTGAGGGATATTACAGAGAAGCATATAGTTTGGCAGGTAAATTCTGGGACTAGTAGTTTTTGGAGGGATAAATTATCATTAAAGGGCCCATTTGCATCCTTGTTTCCTAACACTAGAAAAAGTGCTAAGACCTTGGTTGGGAGGTTCATTACAAATGTTCACTTGAACATTTGAATGTTGAAGGACACATTACCAGATCAATTAGTCCATCACACCAACTCCATTTCCATTGGCAATCAAGACTATGATGATCAAGTTTTTTGGAAAATTTCTCATAATGGCAAATACTGTAACAAGAGTGCTTGGAATCTGGTAAGGAAGTCTATACCTAAAGTGTAATTCATCAACAAGGTATGGAACTCTAATATCTCTTTTAAAATGTCCTTTTTGACTTGGATATTATGGAAAGGTAAACTACCTTTTGATGAGGTGATTACTAAGTTtggaaaataaattatttctaaatgtaACTGTTATCTAAACCCTTCTACTTATAGCATGAATCATGTATTCATAGAGGGACAAGTTGCTAGTTATACTTGGAATCTATTTGGAAATGCTTTTGGTATACCTTAGCACCCCCGCCCCATTAGATATATGTTGAACACCTGGTGGACCACTAAGGTTGTCAATGATGTACATAGATTAGTGTTAAATATAACGCCTATTATCATATGTTGGTTCTTGTTGAAAGAATATTGTGGGTGCAGGTATGGTGATAAAAAACAATTCAACATATATAGATTGAATCATCAAATCTCTTGGAGTGTAGAGGCAACAATCAATAATCCTTATCCTAAATGCAAACTCAGAATGCCTTGGAATATCTTCAGCGACATATTGACAAGATTACAACTTGTCCACAAATGCATTGTGGTCCAATGTAGCAAACTAGATAGGGGCAAGGTCAAGATCAATACTGATAGGAGCTATCTCTAAGGTGAAAGAAAGGCAGGGCTAGGAGAAGCTCTTAGAGATGAGAATGGAGACATAATCATGGCTTTTTCTGTACTCTTCAATGGCGAAAATCACAACCTTGCTGAAGCTCAGGCAGCATGGACTGGTATCAATTGGTGCGTGCAAAATAGATCCACACAAGCCATCCTCGAGTTGAACTCTCTTTACATTGTAGATATCTTTCGTAAGGAGAATACATCTAACTATAGATTGGTTCAAATCACAAATAAGATTGGAGAcattttaaacaactcataaatccATATTATGCACTACTATAGAGAGGCGAATCATCTTGCTGATTGTTTAGCTAAAATGGCAGCAACAACTCAACAGTCTGCTTTCTTCTACTCCAACCAGCAATTGCCCACGGAAGCTAAGAGACCTCTTATGTTGGATAAAGACCAAATTCCTAGCATGAGGAACAAATATGATAAGGCCAATATTTTTTTAGTTAGGCTTTTTTTTGTAGTTAGAGGCGGGTGACCTATTTATAATCGCCTACGCCGCATCTTTTAAAGGGTATGCGATATCCTTGTGTTGTAATAACGAAACACTGCTTTTGATTTATACAACACCCCCACTATAACTAggaaaatttatttattaaaaaaaagataATTCTCATGCAATAATTCATGTATTATTAATATTTGttatataaaaatttataataTTGTTCGCTAGTAATATATAATCTCTACATAATCACTCATCATCGCATAATACTTTTCGGTTATAATCTAGTACTTAATTAGTCAATAAACATAATAATGATTCTATTTAGATGATTCTTTTTGGTAAACATTTGTTTGCACCCCATGTTTAAACCTAACGATACTAAATCACCATAATTAAGTTATAATAAAGATGAAAATATGTGTATTAATTTATTAGAGATAACAGTGTAGGTGAAGTGTTTTGGGCTGCCTTTGTTATCTTTAGGCGCCTGTAACGCTGCGTGCCTTGAGCGAGCTGCACTAGTGTCAGTCGGGCAAATGGCACGTTCTAACGATGAGCTTCAAGAAGGAGTATTAGGCAAAGGGACTATGCGGGAGGCAACGACCATCTAGATATGTTGTATTGCTTGTCCTGAGAGTGCTTAGGAAGTGTGCACAAGGACAAGACCCAAGTTATAAAATACGCCacatgaatatatcaacaagACAAGACTAAAGCCTTGGCATCAAACGGTTTTAACCTGCATTCACTTCTAGTGCATGTGAAACCTTAAACATATACTCCCATCGTTCACTTTTATTTATCAATTATGGACTTTGCACactccttaagaaataataaataaagtgcatagtttaccatgatactcatattaattgatgtatatttttaatggatttgagaaaatgatttgaaatgagtaattaatattgaaGGTATAACAGGAAAAAAGAAATTGTCTTCTCTTCTCTTGATATATTAAAAGTGAAAAATCTAATTTTAGAATACttagacaagtaaaagtgaattaTGGGAAAATCTGGCAACAGTGGGAAGTATTGAAAATAGAAAACTTCGAGAATTGGATAATACAAATTATAGCTGAAGTCCCCTTGGCATCAGAAGTTATATGTAACCAAGAAATGCTTTACAATTATGAATCTACAGATTGAAAAGTCTAAATAAAAAACATATATCAGAACTAATATTTGAGCTCAAGAGTCATATTATTGCTTAGAAGTAATAAATCAACAAAAACAAGACCCAAGACGAATGAATATTTATGTACATAAATAGTACTATAGAGCACTAGTTGTAATTTGAACTCTTGTTAACTTGTCATCATAACTTTGAACTCGTCAAAGCTGAGAACTCCATCTCCGTTGATATCAAATCTCCGAATCATAGCTTTGCAGTTATCAATGGAGGTTGACTCACCGAGTTGACTCAGCATTCTCTTCAAGCTCTTAGGAGTAATGTAGCCACTCCCCTCCATTTCATACATTCCAAATGCTCCTATCAATTCACTCTCCTTATTCCTCTCCTCTTCCATTCCTTCCATTAGTTTTGTAAAATCCTCCAACACCAACAATCCATCCCCGTCGGAATCCGATAACCTCACCGCCATTTCCGCCTCCTCCACCGTCAGTTCACCTCCTACAGCCTTCACACACCTCCTGAGCTCAGCGGGTGAAACCTTGCCGTCTCCATTCTCGTCAAAGTATGTAAATACCCTCTCTAATTCGCCATTGTAACTACCACTACTACTCACCGAAAGATGgtcagttgttgttgttgtcgtcgttGCCTTTTTGAGCGAAAACCTATTCCGTAAGCTTGAGAAAACAGACTTGTTTTCAGCACTAGGTACAGAAATTGATTCCATAGTACACATGCTAACAACCAAGTTTAGACTACTCTTTCTTTTTCAAGATATATAGTTTGATATGTAAGTAGGATAAGTTGTGAAAAGGGTTGAACTTGAAACAAAAAAaacttgggaaattatttttggtCAAAGGTCTTGAAAAACAACAAAGGATATGAATTTGAAGGAAGAAGAATGGGATATTTATATGGAACATTCGTTTGTGAGCTGGAGAATGAGTGGGAAGGGGAGCAGAAAGTGGTAGTTAGTGGCAACTAAATGGCGGTCCAATTTTACGTGGGCTTACCGCTTATAGAAACTTCtagaaattaaaataaaaaataaggttCTTAGAAGTTTGAAAAGTAAAAGTACACACGCTATGAAAGATGACAATGATGTGAGAAAGAGCTAACTTTTAGGATAAGCAGGGGCGGCTAGAGCAACTGCCCAAAACAAATATAAGGAACccaaaattaatatatatatatatatatatatatatatatatatatatatatatatataatagtatattatacaacaataacaataactcagtaaaattttattaatggggtctcgggagggtagtgtatacgcagaccttacccctaccccaaaggagttgagagcttgtttctgaaagaccctcggctcaagaaaacaaaaaagacaaaaggacaaaaggagataatattagtatcatcacaacaatcataggaaaaatatgaATACCATGAAATGTAgtagaaagatgcaaagcaaaaacgatagctagtaaataggacatgcacttaAAAGCAaagtagtaaaacacaacattgtcactagctatcttagacaaaaaccctacatggctaggcccacaatggtacgaagtaagtcaatactcaactacatcctaacctacaactctaatactcgacctccacatcttcctatcaagtgtcatgtcctcgaaaatctggagcctcgccatatcatGTCTACTCACCTATCcctaatacttcttaggtcgccctctacctcttctcgtgccctccacaaccagccgctcacacctccgtaccggaacATCTGGGCTTCTTCCTTTGAACATGttcgaaccatctaagtctcgcttcctgcatcttgtcatcaatgggagccacgtgcaccttctcccgaataacatcattcctaatcttatctatcctagtgtgcccgaacatccacctcaacatcctcatttctgctactttcatcttctggatatgtgagttcttaacaggccaacactcagctccatacaacatggccggtctaaccaccactttatagaacttacctttgagtactGGTGGCATTctcttgtcacacaagactccagatgctaacctccacttcatccatcctaccccaatacggtgtgtgacatcctcgttgaTCTCCCATCctccctggataaccgaaccatgCTACTTGAacctgcctctactcgggatgacttgtgattcaagcctcacattcACGTCCACTTCCCCTGTCTCAGCGCTGaatttacactccaggtattccgtcttcgtcctgcttaGCTTTAAACTCGTAGACTCAAGAGcatgtctccaaacctctagcctctcgtcaataccggctcgcgactcatcaatcagaactatgtcatcggcgaatagcatgcaccatgacatctccccttgaatatggtatgTTAACGCGTCGATCACCGGGGtaaataagaacggactgagcgcagaaccttggtgtaatcccattacaaccgaaaaatgctcaAAGTCGCCTTCTGttatcctaacccgagtcttagccccatgaTACATGTTCTTAATTGCCATAATGtaaggaaccgacacaccttttgcctccaggcatctccagagaacttctctaggaaccttgtcatacgctttctctaagTCAATAAAGATTATGTGcaaatccttcttcctctctctgtacagttccaccaacctcctaacaaggtgtataacttctgtagtcgaacgacccggcatgaacccgaacttgttgtcggatacagacaaaACAGTATATTatctatataattattttttattattgataaatttatttcttttttgtcatattaatatttaataaCTTCATTTGTTTCACTAATTAATATAACCaaaatagttttctgtcaatcttcTTTTATGTTTCTACTGAATTATATTTTTCTATTCATTAGTTagtcacgtaactatatctaataatctaacttatcatttattttccttacataaattatactctctccgtcccaatttatatgaaagtaTTTTACTAGACATGGagtttatgaaataaaggaagacttttgaaacttgtaatctaaaataaattatataaatttGTGGGCtagctagaaatcatctcattaaggataaaaaaaaaaatctaaagttgaattgttaccaaatataggAAGGGGCTGactaaaaaaaaggagtcacATGAGTTGGGATGGAAGAAGTGTGTTTTCTGAGTTCTCTCATTTtagttgtgatgcaatcaacgttaaattcattCAATTATTTGTACTTTATAAAACCAACTTCTCATTTTGTTTTTCATTTCACATCCTCGCTTGTCTAATTTTTCAAAAAACGATGCTCATATATATAGAGTATATAATATTGAGGCTTTTAAATATAGAATATCTTATTTAAATTTGCCATGCATCTCTTCTTTACCATGTTTCTTTTACTACTTGGGGCATACGTAGAATATTTCTGTCTggttcaattgaactcataaTTTTCGATGCGGATTATAAATTTACGGGcaaaatttactaaaattataacaaataatagatttgaacttaaaaatataataagtttAATACTAAAAAAATTAAACGCTCAATTCATATAAAGTTTAAATCTTTTATCCGATTTTGATTACTTTAATATTATAATACATTTTTGGCGTTGGTGGAGCTGAACTAAAAGCTATTTTTGGCATATTGTTTCTTGTTGGTTACTAGTATCTCTCTTACCTTTCTTTTGATTCAAGGGGTGAGATGTGGTTGAAGAATTCGAGCTATGACATATCGTCGATGTAACAAATGTGGTCTTAGCGTTTAGTTTTGTATAGAATCTTTTTTCATCATTTAGCTTTAGTTTAGTTTTCCATAGAATGCATATCTAAGATAGTGTTCATCTTTTTGTTACGTGATGTTTGATAGTAGAGGCAGATCCAAGATTTGAATGTTGTGGGtgtcactatatatatatagatatatctACCACTAGCCAGAAATACCGAATAGGAAGAATTGATGATAGTTAATTTTTGGTTAATCCAGTTAGGTCatttatttaaaaaaacaaataagTTCGATTTTAGTTTCAACTTTTTTATGCTTGATTTACTAATTTCTAGATAaaagtacaaaaaaaaaatatttcatgaAAATACACCTGCAATTAGAAAACTTCTTAAAGAGTATCTTAATTACTATATAATTTTTGTTTGATTTGATTAATTTATCATTATTCTTGGACAAAGTTTTTCAATTTAATTGTTGCTTTATATGACAATTATTTCCAAAGCCAAAATTCTAAAGCTATCAATCTATGAGAATCAACTTAAACCTCTATTAATCATGACATTTTTTTCAAAAGCCAACAAATGATACTATTCAAATTATACttcaatatataaattaatgTTGTATCACAAGAACGAGAGAAATTAGAAATTACTTAGAATTTTAAAATTACACATCGAAAGAAATTGCTTATGATAAAGATATAACTGTAGGAAGCAAAATGAAGGTTAATataaagaaatttaaaaaaagaaagaagatagAGGGATTTTAGTAGCAAATAACAGGAAGAAAAATTGGGGGGTGGGGGGAGGAAAAGAAATGGAAGAAGAAATGAGGATCCAAGGCCCAAAATCTAGGGTTAATAAGTagaaaaaagaatttaaaacaaaagaaagggaaaaaaggCGTCGGAATTGAACCCAGACCCCGCGGTATATTAGAGACTTCGAAAGCAAGTCCTGAACCGTGGCACCCAGATGCCGTTTGTTTGGGTGCCACTTTATATATATAACTCATTTTTTATAGATATCAACATATTTATTAAGAACTTTTGTTGAAGCGTGCGGGTGGAGTGACATTCCAATCCGACAAGGTAGATCCGTCCCTGTTTGATAGaacataattttatttattttttaaaaaaggacAGTTGAAACTTATAGTTTTAAAAAAGTCTTAGATATTTGTGTTAGGTATAAATCAtcttattataaaaatatattttaccaTCAAATTATTTCTAAAGGAGTATCATTTTTTTGTATAGAACATTTTTCAACTCTGACTATTTTTCTGAATTTCCTCTCAAAGAATCCCTTCACTAATTTCTGGGAAATGGTGTAAATATATCCTTGAATTTTGCGAAATTAGTCGTTCAAGTCCTCCATTAATAGTTCACTTCAAAATGACCTTACAGTTAGTAGATTGTATCCTATATTTCCTTATTATCTATAACGAGTCATTTTATTCAAAATTAGAATCCTTTgaatgccacgtgtcaaaataatCCAAACTCATTTATCTCCCTCATTTCACCCGTTGACTCCATAGTAAATATCCGGTGAAATCAATAGTATGTGTAAGActgttataaaaaaaattaataataattataataatagaGTTACGGAATACATGAATGGATTAATAAAATTTGAAGGCAGCAACTTCATGTCATCAGGTTCATGACCGTACAATTTGATATTTTGAGGTGTGCAATTAATTAAATAGGCAAATCACATGTATACCATCTTAAATAATTGATTGACTGGACCATTTTCATATTTCGACTCCTATATATGACTTGGAAATTCATGTTATTGGATGTCAAACATAACATTTATACCGTTGACATCTCTGAAGTCCATTATTATCTATACACTCCTATGTCTTAGCAGCTGCCAAGGATAACTGATAGGAAAAAGGGTCACACAGCTATAATttaatctttatatatatataattaactaattaataaTGCAACATTTGATTTTTCTGAAACCATGAAATTCTTTACAAAAATGTATCTATGGATGTAGAAATAACAATGAAAAATCATTAATCAGAAATTCAGAATTTATTTATCTTTTTATCAAGAAACAAACAACAAGCTGCCCAAGGCCAAAGAAGTATGTACATGTATAATTACACTATTTGTGTGTTGAAATCTAGTTAACTTGTCATCATAGCTTTGAACTCATCAAAGTTGAGAACTCCATCTCCATTGATATCAAATCTCTGAATCATAGCTTTGCAGTTATCAATGGAAGTTGACTCACCGAGTCGACTCAACATCATCTTCAAGCTCTTAGGAGTAATGTAGCCACTCCCCTCCATTTCATACATTCCAAATGCTCCTATCAATTCACTCTCCTTATTCCTCTCCTCTTCCATTCCTTCCATTAGTTTTGTAAAATCCTCCAAACCCAATAATCCATCCCCGTCGGAATCCGATAGCCTCACCGCCATCTCCGCCTCCTCCACCGTCAGTTCGCCTCCTACCGCCTTCACACACCTCCTTAGCTCAGCCGGTGACACTTTTCCATCTCCATTCTCGTCAAAGTATGTAAATACCCTCTCTAACTCGCCACTATTATTACTTTTGCTACTACTACTCATCGAAAGACAATCAGTAgtaatagttgttgttgttgtcgtcgtcgTCGTTGCCTTTTTTAGTGAAAACCTCTTCCTTAATCTTGAGAAATAAGATTTGTTTTCAACACTAGGTACAGAAACTGATTCCATGCACATGTTGCACGTATAACAACTAAACTAGTAAGTCTTAGACTGGTTTTTTCCTTTCAAGATAATTTGAGATATGTAAGTAGAATACAATAAGTGTGAAAAGGGTTGAACTTGAAGCTAAAAGGAAAACTTTGGATATGTTGATGAAGGAAGAGGAAAGGGATATATTTATAACAGGTATATAGTTGGGGTGAAGAATCAGTGGGAGTTGGCATTATTCCGTGGGCAAAGCACGTAATGGAAACTTCGTGCTGGGCAGTAGGAATTATGAAAATACTGTATTTGGATGTTGTACGGCGTTTGTTTCTAGATATAAAAAGAATCAGGTTTTTAGAAGGTTTGAAAAGTAAAAGGACAACACGCTATAAAATATATATGATGATAGTGATGAGAGACAGAGCTTGTGGATATGGTCTTATCTTGTACGTAAATTTGACGCGTTTGGTTTGTGTGTGTAGAGTTGGGGGTGGTAGGCCAGTCTTGAAGTTTTACTAATAATGAATTTTTTATCGACAAACATATATAAATACCTTAAATTTGATTTCAGCTTCCATTTTGACACCTTAATCTAGTGTTTTTCCTATTGAACACTTTACCTTTATTTTGGTCTATATCATTTAAACACAACGCATGACCGACCAAAGGAGTGTTATGTCCATACATGGTAAGCGCGTGAATATTATTAATATCTGCTTAGGTGGATATTTCaacggtaaaaaaaaaaaaaaaatcacctgTTAGATCCACTTCAAAACATCCGATTTTTCCATTATTTCTCTCAAAAAAATCATAATTCCTCTTTCGTCTTCTTCCCCTTTCAAAGTCGCCATTTTTCCCTTCAATTGAAGCTTAGGTGCCCAAGCTTGAATCTTTATCTGATTTCTTCCTTATCTTTCTTGTTTATCAGTTCCATGTCACAAAAATCAACAACTTCACACAATGGAATGGATATTTGCCATTGTGAATTGAATGCGCCACTGACTATATCATGGTCACCTGCAAACCCAGGTCGTCGATTTTATGGTTGTAAATTGCTAAGTCGATTGTATTGCTTAGACCCTTGAATTTCTTAAAAaagaaatatatttttattatttttttggccacatttcttttttaattttgtaGGGTCGAGGTGGATGCAAATACTTCAGATGGCATGATGATGAAATGCCCGACCAAGCTAAGAGGGTTATACGGGGTCTGTTGAAGAGAGTCGAAAGAACTGAGAAAACAGTTGCATGGTTGAAGTGGTTATTTGTTGTGGTGGTGCTGCTGCTTCTATGGATTTGGCTTTGCTAATGCTGGTGGTTTGAAGAACAATGTAGTATTTTTATGATATGCTGGTGATAATGGTGTTATAGTTGTTGCTATTAGTTCAAGAACAATGTAGTATGTTGGAAGTGGGAACTAGGAATTTGGCATTTTGTTAATATACACTATCTTGTTATGAATTAAATGGCAATGACCAATTTTTTATGCAAATTGAAGTTCAGCTGCACTTTCATATTGTGTTATGAACGAAATGCAAATTCATATTCATGAACTGAAAACATAACTGCCCAAAcatattcatgaattgaaaacATAACTGCCCAAACATTCAATTGCATAATGTGATAAACTAGCATTACATCGAAGCTAAAAAATAGAGCATTATTTTGGTCTATAAATTACAAAAAATAGAGCATTATTTTTCCAAACAAATAACTGTTCAAACTAGTAAACTCTAACAGAGCATAATGTATCAAATAGAGTATAACTACCCAAATAAAAAACTTGCAGTGACATCTTAGATAACATAAACAAAAGCTAGTCTGCTTCACAGTGCAGATGCAGCTGAACTTGTTTGACTTGAAGGGCCTTTTTTACTTGTTGCACTCACCTGCTGAAGTTGTGACCTTGTCACTGCATTTCTTCCTTTAAACTTCAATCTGGGGGGCTTAAATCCAATGTCTATGTTAGTTGCAGATGTATCCTTCAATGTCCCTgctacacc from Nicotiana tomentosiformis chromosome 11, ASM39032v3, whole genome shotgun sequence encodes:
- the LOC104120900 gene encoding calcium-binding protein CML37-like; this encodes MCMESVSVPSVENKSYFSRLRKRFSLKKATTTTTTTTTITTDCLSMSSSSKSNNSGELERVFTYFDENGDGKVSPAELRRCVKAVGGELTVEEAEMAVRLSDSDGDGLLGLEDFTKLMEGMEEERNKESELIGAFGMYEMEGSGYITPKSLKMMLSRLGESTSIDNCKAMIQRFDINGDGVLNFDEVFTYFDENGDGKVSPAELRRCVKAVGGELTVEEAEMAVRLSDSDGDGLLVLEDFTKLMEGMEEERNKESELIGAFGMYEMEGSGYITPKSLKRMLSQLGESTSIDNCKAMIRRFDINGDGVLSFDEFKVMMTS